A genomic segment from Acidimicrobiales bacterium encodes:
- a CDS encoding MFS transporter, which produces MNDSGWRPLGRPEPKPEGAEGFVVTPFVRLARVHAAAAASDGAITAALAGSIFFSISPDESRGRVALALLLTMTPFAVVTPLIGPVIDRVAGGRRMMILGTLAARAVLAFLMIRHFDTLLLFPEAFGILVLQKGYAVSKSAVVPQFVKNEQDFVSANSRLALLSSIAGPVGAGIAGALSVVGGPAIAAAIAMLGFIFASVLALQLPKVVVAPEPVEPAERAELRDAKILLAATSMAAIRGAVGFITMLLMFELRGGKEALNTSGDGAALGGATATVRGIDITGDPRAPVWHFGLVGAFAVVGSLTGARSAPALRHRATEERMLAGSLAAIVGVALFSAVSGSIFATALLAFIVSMGTVTGKLSFDALVQRDAPDANYGRSFARFEARFQLAFAAGAFVPVMVRMGVQVGSWLVATVLGVALFSYIAGGPGRGAFTRRLRTEIANVAGSRGRSSDDDDDPTVELPDDDLRPSQPSPPAAAAEIDVPEFWDDTTPYVSSIDGVEVDPTPPADDRARDDGARDDERD; this is translated from the coding sequence GTGAACGACTCCGGCTGGCGCCCACTCGGGCGACCCGAGCCCAAGCCCGAAGGTGCCGAGGGTTTCGTCGTCACGCCGTTCGTGCGCCTCGCCCGGGTGCATGCCGCGGCGGCCGCTTCCGACGGCGCCATCACGGCGGCGTTGGCGGGCTCGATCTTCTTCTCGATCAGCCCCGACGAGTCACGCGGACGGGTGGCTCTCGCCCTCCTGTTGACGATGACGCCGTTCGCCGTGGTCACGCCCCTGATCGGCCCGGTCATCGATCGGGTGGCCGGTGGACGCCGGATGATGATTCTCGGCACGCTGGCGGCACGAGCCGTCCTCGCCTTCTTGATGATCCGGCACTTCGACACGCTGCTGCTGTTCCCCGAAGCGTTCGGCATCCTCGTCCTACAGAAGGGCTATGCCGTCTCCAAGAGTGCCGTGGTACCCCAGTTCGTGAAGAACGAACAGGACTTCGTGAGCGCCAACAGTCGGCTCGCGCTCCTCAGTTCGATCGCCGGACCGGTCGGGGCGGGAATCGCGGGCGCCCTCAGCGTGGTCGGCGGGCCGGCGATCGCTGCCGCGATCGCCATGCTCGGATTCATCTTCGCCTCCGTGCTGGCATTGCAGCTGCCGAAGGTCGTGGTCGCGCCGGAGCCGGTGGAGCCGGCCGAGCGGGCCGAGCTCCGTGACGCCAAGATCCTGCTCGCCGCCACCTCCATGGCCGCGATTCGCGGCGCCGTGGGCTTCATCACGATGCTGTTGATGTTCGAGTTGCGCGGCGGCAAGGAGGCACTCAACACCTCGGGCGATGGCGCCGCGTTGGGCGGGGCCACGGCGACGGTGCGCGGCATCGACATCACCGGCGACCCCCGGGCCCCGGTATGGCATTTCGGACTCGTCGGTGCGTTCGCCGTCGTCGGGTCGCTGACCGGCGCTCGGTCGGCGCCGGCACTGCGCCACCGGGCCACCGAGGAACGGATGCTCGCAGGATCGCTCGCGGCCATCGTCGGTGTCGCCCTTTTCTCGGCGGTGAGCGGCTCCATCTTCGCCACGGCCCTGCTCGCCTTCATCGTGTCGATGGGAACGGTCACCGGAAAACTCTCGTTCGACGCCCTCGTGCAACGCGACGCGCCCGACGCGAACTACGGGCGATCGTTCGCCCGGTTCGAGGCGCGATTCCAGCTGGCGTTCGCGGCCGGCGCCTTCGTGCCGGTCATGGTCCGGATGGGCGTGCAGGTGGGGTCGTGGCTGGTCGCCACCGTGCTGGGCGTCGCCCTGTTCTCCTACATCGCCGGTGGACCCGGTCGGGGCGCCTTCACCCGGCGGCTGCGCACCGAGATCGCCAACGTGGCCGGTTCGCGCGGACGATCGTCCGACGACGACGACGACCCGACGGTGGAACTGCCCGACGACGACCTCCGACCCTCGCAGCCGTCGCCGCCGGCCGCGGCCGCCGAGATCGACGTGCCGGAGTTCTGGGACGACACGACGCCCTACGTGTCGTCGATCGACGGGGTCGAGGTCGACCCCACACCGCCGGCCGACGACCGTGCCCGGGACGACGGTGCCCGAGACGACGAGCGGGATTAG